The Pseudochaenichthys georgianus chromosome 8, fPseGeo1.2, whole genome shotgun sequence genome has a segment encoding these proteins:
- the rpl27 gene encoding large ribosomal subunit protein eL27, whose amino-acid sequence MGKFMKPGKVVMVLAGRYAGRKAVIVKNIDDGTTDRPYSHALVAGIDRYPRKVTTTMGKKKIAKRSKIKAFVKVFNYNHLMPTRYSVDIPLDKTVVNKDVFRDPALKRKARREAKVKFEERYKTGKNKWFFQKLRF is encoded by the exons ATGGGCAAGTTCATGAAGCCTGGGAAGGTGGTGATGGTCCTAGCTGGACGCTACGCCGGACGCAAAGCTGTCATCGTCAAG AACATTGATGATGGCACAACAGACCGTCCTTACAGCCACGCTCTGGTCGCAGGCATCGACCGCTATCCCCGTAAGGTGACAACCACCATGGGCAAGAAGAAGATCGCCAAGAGGTCCAAGATCAAGGCCTTCGTCAAGGTGTTCAACTACAACCACCTCATGCCAACCAG ATACTCCGTGGATATTCCTCTGGACAAAACTGTTGTTAACAAGGATGTCTTCAGGGACCCTGCTCTCAAGCGCAAAGCCAGACGGGAGGCCAAGGTCAAGTTTGAGGAGAG GTACAAGACCGGCAAGAACAAGTGGTTCTTCCAGAAGCTCCGATTCTAA
- the rundc1 gene encoding RUN domain-containing protein 1, with the protein MSTEELSASDSEAVLAGAGERWAPVGAVASPEDERWSAGQPKHRGSSTATEGEMAGRLEKLEGEQDLLNSSLLALTSHFAQVQFRLKQIVHAQSDEKEKMLVELEEFAFRGCPHVVGCRGPDAQQLENSNEREKRERLEAQREKQKDLIFQLKTQLDDLERFAYQEGSYDSLPQSVVMERQKVIIDELIKKLDVNLNEDIGNLSPEELRQKVDSAIAQIVNPARVKEQLVDQLKTQIRDLEMFINFIQDEVGNPLLPDGAHSQQPRAAGTNNKTPGMKRVDPEQAQKMRETGLQLIQKALAVLQIFAASQFGCAPGHVPQNIWPQEAAQQDYGPLLQRLETAVDKVRVLGSCRQPSIEHVVNYTSNSALGPRDELTSSVRKELAFALKDLLAHGLFSPSQTMSLVLAPISCLLPYSTATQNMHPWELFVKYYHSKNGKAFVETPARQLSQSFSLPVGGGPVTVTPKQSLLWAVHTVLKEHGRYKRGPDTEFKALVCMALNEQRLVSWLNLLCKSGTLIHPHYQAWSYMAQTGFEGALRILGRISHLKFNLPVDLAVRQLKNIKDAF; encoded by the exons ATGTCGACAGAGGAGCTGTCAGCCTCGGACAGTGAGGCTGTGTTAGCCGGAGCAGGGGAGCGCTGGGCACCGGTCGGAGCGGTGGCCAGCCCGGAGGATGAGAGGTGGAGCGCTGGGCAGCCGAAGCACAGAGGCTCGTCCACGGCCACTGAGGGAGAAATGGCCGGtaggctggagaagctggaaGGGGAGCAGGACTTGCtgaactcctctctcctcgcccTCACCTCACACTTTGCCCAGGTTCAGTTCCGATTGAAGCAGATCGTTCACGCCCAGAGCGACGAGAAGGAGAAGATGCTGGTGGAGCTGGAGGAGTTCGCCTTCAGGGGCTGTCCTCATGTGGTGGGCTGCAGGGGGCCGGATGCCCAGCAGCTGGAGAACTCG AATGAGAGGGAGAAGAGGGAGCGCCTGGAGGCTCAGAGGGAAAAACAGAAGGATCTCATTTTCCAACTGAAGACCCAGCTAGATGATCTGGAGCGCTTTGCCTATCAGGAGGGCAGCTACGACTCGCTGCCGCAGTCCGTCGTCATGGAGAGACAGAAG GTCATCATTGACGAGTTGATCAAAAAGCTGGATGTGAACCTGAACGAGGACATCGGGAACTTGTCGCCTGAGGAGCTGAGACAGAAAGTGGACTCGGCCATCGCTCAGATAGTGAACCCAGCCAGGGTcaaagagcagctggtggatcAGCTCAAAACCCAGATCAGAGACCTGGAGATGTTCATCAACTTCATCCAGG ACGAGGTGGGGAACCCTCTGTTACCagatggtgcacacagccagCAGCCACGAGCAGCAGGCACCAACAACAAAACTCCAGGAATGAAGAGAG TGGACCCAGAGCAGGCCCAGAAGATGCGAGAGACCGGCCTGCAGCTGATCCAGAAGGCCCTCGCCGTTCTGCAGATCTTCGCTGCGAGCCAGTTTGGCTGCGCACCCGGCCACGTCCCTCAGAACATTTGGCCTCAGGAGGCGGCGCAGCAGGACTACGGGCCCCTGCTGCAGCGTCTGGAGACAGCTGTGGACAAGGTGCGGGTGCTGGGCTCCTGCAGACAGCCCTCAATAGAACATGTTGTTAACTACACCAGCAACTCGGCGCTGGGACCCCGAGACGAGCTGACGTCGTCGGTGAGGAAGGAGCTGGCGTTCGCTCTGAAAGACTTGTTGGCTCACGGCCTCTTCTCCCCCTCCCAGACAATGAGCCTGGTGCTGGCTCCCATCTCCTGCCTGCTGCCTTACTCTACAGCGACACAGAACATGCACCCATGGGAGCTCTTTGTTAAATACTACCACTCCAAAAATGGGAAGGCCTTTGTGGAGACGCCGGCCCGCCAGCTTTCACAATCCTTCAGCCTGCCTGTAGGGGGCGGCCCGGTGACCGTCACCCCTAAACAATCTCTGCTGTGGGCCGTGCACACTGTGCTGAAGGAGCACGGGCGCTACAAACGGGGCCCAGACACAGAGTTCAAAGCGCTGGTGTGCATGGCTCTGAACGAGCAGCGCCTGGTGTCGTGGCTCAACCTGCTGTGCAAGTCTGGCACTCTGATACACCCGCACTACCAGGCCTGGAGCTACATGGCCCAGACTGGCTTCGAAGGCGCCCTGCGCATCCTGGGCCGCATCAGCCACCTCAAATTCAACCTCCCAGTGGACCTGGCTGTGCGGCAGCTGAAGAATATTAAGGATGCTTTCTGA
- the ifi35 gene encoding interferon-induced 35 kDa protein isoform X1: MKPKQYYFFTKPQHRRQQITIAMSSDEDFSLVIPPTTEETLESIKALINNYKKKYEQLIQDQEELVTCRNDQQEMAEQFRQRSVKLNQKIKEDQRSYEEQMENDKAKIKLGQQEESDLMEQILRVEEALEEEKARNHHLKQQNNVFSAVPERKVAFTGLTGKDRQEFDMETNIVYPMEGGTAFITFEEEVVASTILKMQKHEVKVGRGCRITVEARPVHLMLPRLVEINSEVSSQHILISSLPKMEIEPLLNKLEIHFSKTKHGGGEVEKCEMLPDSWTVALTFLRNDIAKGLIETEHHDVNLQEKTHRVRVTPFLNGTITNLVTKMTACPRTLLLTGIPTIMDRETLQDELEIHFQRSCHGGGEVAAFLYNPLGQHTSAVFGGPPKNTDKETE, from the exons ATGAAACCGAAACAATATTACTTCTTCACAAAACCACAACATCGTCGACAGCAG ATCACTATCGCTATGTCTTCCGATGAG GATTTCTCTCTGGTTATCCCACCGACAACCGAGGAAACCTTGGAGAGCATCAAGGCTTTAATCAACAACTACAAG AAAAAATATGAGCAGCTGATCCAGGATCAGGAGGAGCTGGTCACCTGCAGGAATGACCAGCAGGAGATGGCTGAGCAGTTTAGGCAGCGCTCTGTAAAACTGAACCAGAAAATAAAAGAGGACCAACGCTCATACGAAGAGCAGATGGAAAATGATAAG GCTAAGATAAAGTTGGGGCAGCAGGAAGAGAGTGACTTGATGGAGCAGATCCTGCGAGTGGAGGAAGCCCTAGAGGAGGAAAAAGCCAGAAACCACCATCTGAAACAGCAGAATAAC GTGTTCTCTGCTGTGCCTGAGCGGAAGGTCGCCTTCACCGGCTTGACAGGAAAGGACAGACAAGAATTTGATATGGAGACAAATATAGTTTACCCGATGGAGGGCGGGACGGCATTCATTACATTTGAGGAAGAAGTAG TGGCCAGTACAATCCTGAAGATGCAGAAGCATGAGGTGAaggtggggagaggctgcaGGATCACTGTGGAGGCCCGGCCAGTTCATCTGATGCTGCCCCGGCTGGTGGAG ATCAACTCTGAAGTGAGTTCTCAGCACATATTAATCTCCAGCCTGCCCAAAATGGAGATTGAGCCGCTGCTCAACAAGCTGGAGATCCACTTCTCCAAGACTAAACACGGAGGAGGAGAGGTGGAGAAGTGTGAGATGCTGCCTGACTCCTGGACCGTGGCCCTCACCTTTCTGAGGAATGACA TTGCCAAAGGTTTGATAGAAACCGAGCACCATGACGTGAATCTGCAGGAGAAGACGCACAGAGTTAGGGTGACTCCCTTCCTCAACGGAACGATTACAAACTTAGTG ACAAAGATGACGGCTTGTCCGCGAACACTGCTGCTGACAGGAATCCCCACCATCATGGATCGGGAGACTCTGCAGGATGAGCTGGAAATCCACTTTCAGAGAAGCTGCCACGGCGGAGGAGAGGTCGCAGCCTTCCTCTACAACCCGCTGGGTCAGCACACCTCGGCAGTGTTTGGGGGACCCCCCAAAAATACAGATAAGGAGACAGAATAA
- the ifi35 gene encoding interferon-induced 35 kDa protein isoform X2 — translation MKPKQYYFFTKPQHRRQQITIAMSSDEDFSLVIPPTTEETLESIKALINNYKAKIKLGQQEESDLMEQILRVEEALEEEKARNHHLKQQNNVFSAVPERKVAFTGLTGKDRQEFDMETNIVYPMEGGTAFITFEEEVVASTILKMQKHEVKVGRGCRITVEARPVHLMLPRLVEINSEVSSQHILISSLPKMEIEPLLNKLEIHFSKTKHGGGEVEKCEMLPDSWTVALTFLRNDIAKGLIETEHHDVNLQEKTHRVRVTPFLNGTITNLVTKMTACPRTLLLTGIPTIMDRETLQDELEIHFQRSCHGGGEVAAFLYNPLGQHTSAVFGGPPKNTDKETE, via the exons ATGAAACCGAAACAATATTACTTCTTCACAAAACCACAACATCGTCGACAGCAG ATCACTATCGCTATGTCTTCCGATGAG GATTTCTCTCTGGTTATCCCACCGACAACCGAGGAAACCTTGGAGAGCATCAAGGCTTTAATCAACAACTACAAG GCTAAGATAAAGTTGGGGCAGCAGGAAGAGAGTGACTTGATGGAGCAGATCCTGCGAGTGGAGGAAGCCCTAGAGGAGGAAAAAGCCAGAAACCACCATCTGAAACAGCAGAATAAC GTGTTCTCTGCTGTGCCTGAGCGGAAGGTCGCCTTCACCGGCTTGACAGGAAAGGACAGACAAGAATTTGATATGGAGACAAATATAGTTTACCCGATGGAGGGCGGGACGGCATTCATTACATTTGAGGAAGAAGTAG TGGCCAGTACAATCCTGAAGATGCAGAAGCATGAGGTGAaggtggggagaggctgcaGGATCACTGTGGAGGCCCGGCCAGTTCATCTGATGCTGCCCCGGCTGGTGGAG ATCAACTCTGAAGTGAGTTCTCAGCACATATTAATCTCCAGCCTGCCCAAAATGGAGATTGAGCCGCTGCTCAACAAGCTGGAGATCCACTTCTCCAAGACTAAACACGGAGGAGGAGAGGTGGAGAAGTGTGAGATGCTGCCTGACTCCTGGACCGTGGCCCTCACCTTTCTGAGGAATGACA TTGCCAAAGGTTTGATAGAAACCGAGCACCATGACGTGAATCTGCAGGAGAAGACGCACAGAGTTAGGGTGACTCCCTTCCTCAACGGAACGATTACAAACTTAGTG ACAAAGATGACGGCTTGTCCGCGAACACTGCTGCTGACAGGAATCCCCACCATCATGGATCGGGAGACTCTGCAGGATGAGCTGGAAATCCACTTTCAGAGAAGCTGCCACGGCGGAGGAGAGGTCGCAGCCTTCCTCTACAACCCGCTGGGTCAGCACACCTCGGCAGTGTTTGGGGGACCCCCCAAAAATACAGATAAGGAGACAGAATAA